TTTCTATGCACGTACTACTTTAAGTAATAATAATGGTAATTTCTTCGGATGctgttttgaaaacttttcacgAGATACGATACATTTACTTACAGACAGCGTAGAAAAACATGCCACCGAACTCTGTTACGAACGAACAGATGAATGTAGTAACTGCCATAATTCCTGTTGCTAAGACGTAAATATGGACCAGGTCAAAGGGCAACCTTTCACCCAGCAAAGCGGCTAGCGATCGTCCTGCCATATCGGCTGCTCCTTTAATCGTAAGAACGAGTGATGCTGTTGTTGCCGTGATACCAATGTCCTCCATGAAACTCACCTTAAGATAGAATTTAAAATTTGGAAAACAGGTTAGTTTTATCTACTCTTCCAATAACTCTTTTAACACTGGAACATGACAAAGGAGAGATTAGAGATTACCAAGGGATAATAAAGAGATACTGTGAATGATGTATATTTTGTAATAGGCTGCTGTATGGTGcttttgataataattttgttttcgcAACCGATGACCAGGAAACGATCATTTTAATACCACGGCCAAGGCTGATCCCATCACTCTCAAAATTTGTTATCGCCAATATGATGAGGTTCATTTATGTTCAGACCACagtaatattgataaaaatcaGAATGTTGTCGACTAACTGGGCATGCGTAAAGAGATTAACTTACCAAATGGATGAAAGGAAAGACGTATCCAGTACCTTTGACAAATTGACCaaacagaaataaaagaaacacaaCGTCTGTCCACaattctttttgaaaataattcaagCAGATTTTATTCGGACAGAAACGGAATCGTCTCTTCGGTGTTTGGTCCGGCGTTTTTCTGATCATATCGTCCAACCAGACTGAATCCCTggctttgatgttgtcattgatATCATCTTCGTCGACTGTCATGGCAAATTCTGTACTCCTGGTGACTGGTGCCGGTGACAGTACAAAACAACACGGCAGACCAGCTAACACGACCATTGCTGCTAAGGTACGAAACGTGTCTCTCAAACCAAGCGATTGTAATAAAGCCTGACAAATAGGGTTCATAACGAGAGAacctacaaaacaaaaaaaggtACGATTGAACAGGTTTCGCAGTTGATATTAAACACTCATCTGTTTGGGATTGTTATTGTATTTTTCACTCTGTCGAAGATGGATGCATAGTTTGGAATATTGAAGGCAAGAGTAGTACATGGTCATTGATTGTCAAATCTTATTTTATCGCAATGCCTGGCTAATGTTACGCGCCGCCTTTATGCAAAGCTTAGTCATATATTATGGCAAAATAGAAGCTGAAAACCACTTTCAACTTCaccaatgaaaataaattattttgatcCTGGATAATGTCGTAACGGACTTAGTCTGTTCTCAGTTGACATTGAACTGGATTTAGGTAATCCTGATATTCAGGTCACAACGAATACTAATATAGCTCAAAAACTCAACATAGCACAGGTTGCTCGCAGGAATCAGACCCAGCCATCTTCTTACTACATGATATTCGTATGAAACAAACTATTGAAAAGTCATTTCCGATCGTTCGGGTGACGAAGACGACAATCTTCGTGGAAAATCAAATCTTATTCCGTGGAAATATTCAACTTACCGCATGGAATACCTGCTACCTGAAGACCAGTAGCCAACACGTGGTACTTCTCTGGGAACCAAGATCCAGTCAGAATAAGTGGAGGGTTGTACGTTAAATTGGTTGCAAATCCAAACATTAAACTGTAGGTAAGAAACATTAAACCAGCGGATTCGACGAATGACGTCAGAAACAAAGCAAAGCCTCCTAGTAGTACGCCAAAGGCGGCAACTCGACGAGTACCGAATGCATCATTGAGTCTTGAAGATATCGGATTACCGATGTATGCCATGCCAAAACCGAAAGAACCAACCCAAcctgaaatgaaaacaaacgaTAAGTTACAAAGGCTATTAACCAAGCCGTTAGTGTCCGCATACGATCAGTGTGTGATAGATAGCGTGATTGCAAACTTCCATTAACTCGCAAAAAGAATAATCTATTTACATATGGCAtcgtgtttaacccttttcctaccCGACAGTAGGCCTATCACTTCTCAATCAGCCAAGtaagtaaaaagcggtattgagccaaaacataacgtattttcagccacttggcttggtatgttatagcatctttagtccaaaaaattcaagtttacagtacttatgttttcaacagccttcaaatgtacagtattatgtcaAATACACCttgtggaatatgttgtgtttcactaattttaaccatcttgacctgatggtgtaatatggacttggcaggaaaagggttaaaagtttGGTTGTTCTCTGTATAAACACCATAGTTTGTTACTAGCAACCAACATACATGTTATCTTGTGATAggcaaaatacattaaaaaaccTAATGAGTCAAAGTGTACAGTATAGTAGGAGCTGAGaataattttactgttttctcCCAGTTTTTCATGAATGGAATGTGATCGTGGTGTGCAAGGAACTGGTGAAGTGGTTTTCAGTCAATACCAGTCAATATCGACTATCATGTGGCGTTTTCCTGAATATGTATTTACATGATGCCTATTGCGTGTAATAAcgaatttttaataaaatagttAAATGTGGAAAGCACCAAAagttcaaaacagaacaaatcTGTTGATACTTACTGATAGCAGTTGTACCTTCACCCAAGACATCGATCAATGGCGGTAGCATTTCACCGAAACTCATCACCATTCCCATAAATGGAATGTCAAGAAAGAATCCAGCCATACAAACCATCCATCGTTTGCTAATCCTTCTTCTAGGTGATTGCTCTtcttcgtcgtcgtcgtcaacGTACAGTTCAGAAATTTCAACTGGAAATTTTCTTTGGTAACCGTCACCTCCCGAGTCAACAGTCTCATTTCCAACGTCTCTTTGATATGCATCGTTCTCTGGCTCTCCAGGTTTACGACTTGATGATGATATTTCATCACCAGCCTCGTTTTCAAGGTTCATCTGATCTTTCTTTGCATCGTCGACTCTAAGTTCCCTCTGATATGTATCATTCACTCCAATCTGGGGCTGGAAACTCCTCTGATACCCATCACTTACTTCAGCCTCGTTTTGGAGTTTTCTTAGACACTCTTCACCGTCTTTAATATTGGTATAAAGTTTTCTCGTGTATCGGTCATTCCCGTCATTATCGCTTGCATAATTTCTTTGATAGCGAAAACTGTCTTCAGTTGTTGGTTCCATTTTACAAATCTAGTGTTAGTCATGCTGTCGGGGAAAAATCAACAGAAAGCGACTCAGTGAAACTGCATCACcagacagtgaaatatgaaatttcatttcataagaCAGCTGAAGAACAAATGTCCCTAGTATATTTCAGCATTCACATTGTCATTGTTGTTTCGAAGTGccaatatatttttcaattgtttttccgCTTACTAAAACCCTTCCTCTCTCCAAGGTCTGTACAGCGATAACTCGTATAATAACGGACTACTATGTTTGTAAATATAGGCCTAACATGCCCACATTTGCTCGAGACAAGTACCTGGCGTGTTCCTACACCAGAAATAACTCGTTTACTTTATTGCTACCCCGACGCAAATATCTTTGAGGCAACGAAAGATCCGACATGTAATCAGAAATCGATCAGGATTGTATAAATAACTTCCGCAACACACTAGTCATATCCCATCACAGGATACTAACTTTGTTCCGGTAATCTCAATTGATTTTCCGGTGCGGGTACAGATGACGTCATGATAACACCCTTGATGACGCTGTCGACAAAATGTCCTTATTAGATTAGACTAAGGTAATATGAACATTTTGTGGCGACAATGTGTGAACAGTGAACATCTGAATTCTTTTTCAAGttcttgatttttgtcaaattatAAGGACTTTCGGCGAGTCTAGTCAGAGCATAGACTTAACCATTGGTAATGATGATTCAACAAGGCACACCGTCAGTCAAAAACAACGTAGGATTGTTGGCGACATTACTGTAAATTTCCATTTGTTGGTTCGTCGATGTAACTTACACTTAATTCAAAAGACGGCCCTAGTTAAAATGACAGAAACTACTACTATTTGAATGTTAGCTTTTATCGTATTGGGGTAGCATAcgcttcaaaagtgaaaaaataactTTTCTCAAATTAGGAAAAgtctcaaacaaaattcatgaaaaatggccgactttctcACTTTAACACAGATAATGATTAACATTGTTCCACTAAAATAGAACATCAGTGTCAGGAAACAATACTCCTGAACAAAGCATTGATTAGTCAGTACACCATCGATTTCTACGCTGAGGAATTTCAGAACCTAAGAAGTGAatggtttttaaaatttgacaaacaaAGCGAACAAACAAACTTCACaccaaataaaatgttttttaaaactttatattTGAATCGCATCTAAAATGTACCTTAAGTACGCTGTTCCTGTAGAATTAAAAAAGTTTAACCCGTTTGGAGTGTTCTCTGTGTCCCAAGATTCAGAAGATTGGACGAGAAGACGTAAGCTTAACAACAAACCATATTAAACGTTAATATCTACGAGCCAACTTCATAGTATCGACTTTAAACAGTTATATGACCGATTGAAAACCAATTTCTAAGACCGGGCCCGGTCTTTTCCGGAAACGCAGACACCATCTACGACAAAACAATCGATGACAAATATCGACGTTTGTCCACGCTATTGTGATAGTTCATGAATATTGATGAGCACACGATGAGTCTGATTACAAGATACTTGGAATGTCATCTAGCTAACTGTATCTTCCAATAGTGATCGCGTTaatctgatgtacatgtaaaatataaacatgaaaacagCCACTATAATGAAATAACAAAGATTGAAGAGCAAATTACGCACACCGTCGTTTACTTTTTAACTTGAAGATTAACCCACACAACAGCAGCTGGTTCAGATGTTGTCGCTAATTACCGGTCTGTCTAAAGTTGTAATGCCGTGGTTGGTGATATTTCGTAAAgatatggaatatgttgaaACAATTCTACTAATCTTTCTGACAGAGGTCCTTAACAGTGCTCCATAACGTCGTTACGTCTACTTGACAGCCAGATGTCAACGTCTATGCACTAACTTCTCAACACACAGAGTCTATAATAGGATAGAGAACGTGACCGCGTAACATTGGTTTTTGGATAGTGCAATCATAAACAGTAGCctcctctactgtctatggtgcaATAAAGGTGTGAACTGTGACTTATGTGATTAATGTAAGCGCATTACAGTTTGTAGACTTAACACGTTCCATTCACCAAGTTGTTATGTTAACTGTAAAATGTATTGCCAGATAACAAGTTGTGTTTATTGTGAAACTTCTAGGTGTATGGCAACGCAAGTTGATGGTCCAATATATGAATTACAACGAAGATAACCACTCTGCATATAAGCATAAGATTTCAGTTACTTACACCAAAGCTATATAACTTCTGTTAGTTTGTTAAGAGGATATGAACTATGACGCAACCATATACCAGTAATTGAAAGCTGGTTCTTTTCGACTTCATACAAATCAATGAAAGGGAATGGTTCtttaattagatatgcaaatgactttGAAGCGAGAACTCTTTGTGATGGTTTTATAACTGTCCATTGAAGATGGCTGGTAGATGTCAAAACGTATTTAGCTTCCTAACTCAACTCTACTGATCTACAAGTATATTTGACACTGTCCTTTCACCCATATATTTAAACTGATCTGTTGTGACACAACAATACCCTTGATTATCCACATGCTAATCATTGGGAACATTCAACATCTCGGCATTTCTAATTCCGGACAAGTACTCTAAACCGGCTATGTTATGACTTGATCACATCGAGGTGTGAAGGAGAATTTCTACGTAAAGTGACATCTGCTTGATCTGTCGATAATATCTCTTTCCTGTTCACAAATAGAATTTCATTCATGAGTAGTTTCACACTCTTGCAACGTGTGAGGTGATATGTCAACGGTAGCATCGAAATATCACGAATATCAACAATCGAGACCCATTATTTTCCTTGGACGCTCAAAGTTATTCGTTCTGACCGTTGTCGTACATAACATCACAAATCGACACATCTTTCCTTATCGAGCCGTCAGCCACCTTGAAGTTGTTTGAAACTTGCTCATTTccattaaaaatttgaaaagcgGAAAGTTACTTTTAGAAATAACGATTGATTTTGTCCTTCTGTTGTAAATTATTGACACATGACGCTCTCCAGAGCaaattcaaatgtttcaaaaattatacacCGGAAGTCTTACTCTTTAGTTGTTTGCCTGTGTTCTGGGTTCATTATAGCTAAGAAGGTACTACACAATACAGCAATACTTACAAAAGTCACTAAACTCCCAACAACTGTGGATCTTCTTATAACATTCCTGGTTTCTGTATTCAATATACGCCACGTTTCGCTGATCATTGATAGCTGAATAGTACACACAGCCGTCCTTCAACGATGGCAAAAATTTTCAAGCACGGGCCATAATGATAAGAATTGTCGAAAACTTGAATGAAGCTGTGTTTTGGACAGTGCGGAAGCAGTGGAAACCGTCGCTATTCATCGAGATACCGACTCACTACCGATGTTCAAGTTCTTCATTGTAAATTAATCGTGACACGAAAAACTGTCATCGATCGATAACGGGTTATTACCATTGTAGATGGGAGTTGGCGATAGTGGAGGAGACAACTGTCCCGTGAAGAATGATGAAACAACAATCCTATGTAGCTGTAGTCATCAACAAACAAATACCGAACGTTAAAACCTGGCAAGGCATTGTCGTGTTCGTAGTCGCGTAGAAAAGTAATGGAAGTCGAAGTTTGTGCGTTAACTTACCGATGAAAATGGTGTACGCCATAATCTAATCGATAAACTGTATTGAAATAGTCCTTGGAATGTTGTCACGTGACCCCAATATATGTCTGCCGCTATTTCTAATGTAGTTTCCTGTCTATA
The DNA window shown above is from Ptychodera flava strain L36383 chromosome 5, AS_Pfla_20210202, whole genome shotgun sequence and carries:
- the LOC139132786 gene encoding monocarboxylate transporter 13-like gives rise to the protein MEPTTEDSFRYQRNYASDNDGNDRYTRKLYTNIKDGEECLRKLQNEAEVSDGYQRSFQPQIGVNDTYQRELRVDDAKKDQMNLENEAGDEISSSSRKPGEPENDAYQRDVGNETVDSGGDGYQRKFPVEISELYVDDDDEEEQSPRRRISKRWMVCMAGFFLDIPFMGMVMSFGEMLPPLIDVLGEGTTAISWVGSFGFGMAYIGNPISSRLNDAFGTRRVAAFGVLLGGFALFLTSFVESAGLMFLTYSLMFGFATNLTYNPPLILTGSWFPEKYHVLATGLQVAGIPCGSLVMNPICQALLQSLGLRDTFRTLAAMVVLAGLPCCFVLSPAPVTRSTEFAMTVDEDDINDNIKARDSVWLDDMIRKTPDQTPKRRFRFCPNKICLNYFQKELWTDVVFLLFLFGQFVKGTGYVFPFIHLVSFMEDIGITATTASLVLTIKGAADMAGRSLAALLGERLPFDLVHIYVLATGIMAVTTFICSFVTEFGGMFFYAVFIGFWNGVYNALLFPVTTSLFSKDVVSQAWAFCQVPPGVAIVVGPAIAGAIYDATKSYQIDFYVNTGIFAVAMIIFTCIPFIRVMRTLYEAKGFSIRKRKPTIIELTKLCINELEKQKPADSARDDYGSF